One Cryptomeria japonica chromosome 9, Sugi_1.0, whole genome shotgun sequence genomic window carries:
- the LOC131032522 gene encoding cytochrome P450 71AU50-like — MASDGISKEQALNRINSQMPLDLKQEKADIYGPVGPPSDFEESQVFPFAAGGDKHAICKCCGMIRIVLNVFGACIVTTTGSLVLTWLHCPPAATVGTPLGVIMSSTHLPLDYIQIRDKNEEQEQQGRIEFATRATAMATGRQSSSLGKPSSNVALAPYGEYWRQIRKLCTMELLTANRTESFRWVRGEQVSAMVRSVWEESEKGVCYVNLRKPISTLTLNIICRMVAGRTYSDHELGGGEWFVQMVIEIMHLSGIVVLGDFIPSLAFLDWRGYRRRMQAAHKIFDVFADKLIDEHVERRRTKKSDDQDIVDVLLDMAESESSEIQVSRVHIKAIVLDMLSAGVDTSATSVEWAMTELLRNPQVMAKAQQEIELEVGRGRIVTESDLASLDYLRCVVKETLRLHPPGPLLVPHESTQGCNVVGHYIAPKTRLLVNVWAIGRDESVWEDPLEFKPEIFIGSSIDVKGHHFELLSFGAERRGRPGISMGFSVVYLVLAQLIHCFHWSVEGNLDRDEVFGLTLPKKFPLSALPSWRLTTEKPI, encoded by the exons ATGGCTAGTGACGGAATCTCTAAAGAACAGGCATTGAATCGAATAAATTCTCAAATGCCATTGGATTTGAAACAAGAAAAAGCTGATATT TATGGACCCGTAGGTCCTCCCTCTGATTTTGAGGAGTCTCAAGTGTTTCCTTTTGCTGCTGGAGGAGATAAG CATGCAATTTGTAAGTGTTGCGGAATGATTCGAATCGTATTGAATGTGTTTGGAGCATGCATCGTAACCACTACAGGATCTTTAGTGTTGACATGGCTTCACTGCCCCCCTGCTGCGACTGTAGGAACGCCTCTCGGCGTAATTATGTCTTCCACTCATCTTCCTCTGGATTATATACAAATTCGTGACAAAAACGAAGAGCAAGAGCAACAGGGGAGAATTGAGTTTGCCACCAGGGCCACGGCCATGGCCACTGGTAGGCAATCTTCATCTCTTGGGAAGCCTTCCTC AAACGTGGCGCTCGCCCCCTATGGAGAGTACTGGCGGCAGATAAGAAAGCTGTGCACAATGGAATTGCTGACGGCCAACAGAACGGAGTCGTTCAGGTGGGTGAGGGGAGAACAGGTTTCCGCCATGGTCCGATCCGTGTGGGAGGAGAGCGAGAAGGGCGTATGCTACGTCAACCTGCGGAAGCCCATCTCCACTCTCACACTCAACATTATCTGCAGAATGGTTGCAGGCAGAACTTACTCCGACCATGAACTGGGCGGAGGGGAGTGGTTTGTACAGATGGTGATTGAAATTATGCATCTCTCGGGAATAGTTGTTCTGGGAGACTTCATTCCCTCTCTTGCCTTTCTCGATTGGCGAGGTTATCGCCGCCGTATGCAGGCCGCTCATAAAATATTCGATGTGTTTGCTGACAAGCTCATTGATGAGCACGTTGAGCGGAGAAGGACAAAAAAGTCGGACGATCAGGACATTGTGGACGTGCTGCTGGACATGGCCGAGAGCGAAAGTTCTGAGATACAAGTCTCTCGAGTTCACATCAAAGCAATCGTCTTG GATATGTTAAGTGCTGGAGTAGACACATCTGCCACAAGTGTAGAATGGGCAATGACTGAGCTGCTGAGAAACCCTCAAGTAATGGCAAAGGCACAACAAGAGATTGAATTAGAGGTTGGGAGAGGTCGCATCGTAACAGAGAGTGATCTGGCAAGCCTAGACTACTTGCGATGTGTGGTGAAGGAAACACTTCGATTACATCCACCAGGCCCCTTGCTTGTGCCACATGAGTCCACCCAGGGTTGCAATGTTGTTGGACACTACATCGCACCAAAAACAAGGTTGCTGGTGAACGTTTGGGCAATTGGAAGAGATGAAAGTGTTTGGGAAGATCCTTTAGAATTCAAGCCTGAGATATTTATCGGCTCGAGCATAGATGTGaaaggccaccattttgagttGTTGTCTTTCGGAGCAGAAAGGAGAGGACGCCCTGGCATTTCCATGGGGTTTTCTGTTGTTTACTTGGTTCTGGCTCAGCTTATACATTGCTTTCATTGGAGTGTGGAGGGTAATTTGGATAGGGATGAAGTGTTCGGATTGACCCTACCAAAGAAGTTTCCTCTCTCTGCTCTTCCCTCCTGGAGGCTTACTACTGAGAAGCCAATATAA